CTCTCGCGGGTCTTTTGCATCTGGCAGCTCCCTTTTTAGCGGGACTTGGCTTTATTGCCGTATTCAGCGGCGCAACCAATACCCCCATAGCCTGCTTTATTATGGGGATTGAATTATTTGGGTCAGAAGGTGCGCTATATATGTTTATGGCTTGTATGATCAGCTACCTGTTCTCGGGACATACCGGCATTTATACTTCCCAGCAGATCGGTATATCAAAGTCCAGGCTGCATCTCATTCCCGAGAACGCAACGTTGGCATCGATCAGGGAAAATAAAAAACAAAATAAACCCGCAAAGTCTTAACCTTGCGGGTTTACCACTTGATTTCTATTTCAGACCGCTTGTACTGATCCCTTCAACGATATGCTTCTGGAAGAAGAAGAAAATCGCGAATACCGGAATCAAGCTCACAATCGACATCGCGAACATGGCGCCCCAGTTGGAAAGCGTTTCGGCATCGAGATACATCTTAAGGGCCATCGATACGGTGTACATCGAAGGCTTGTTCAGGTAAAGCAACGGACCAATCAGGTCCTCCCAACGCCAGTAGAACGAGAAGATTGCGGCGGTTGCCATAGCCGGGATAATGAGCGGCAGAATGATGCGGTAGAACAACCGGAACTTGCCGCAGCCGTCAATGGTAGCCGCTTCGTCGAGCTCACCTGGAAGGGTCCGGATAAACTGCACCATCAGGAAGATAAAGAACGGTGCTCCAAAGTACGCCGGAATGACAATCGGCTTGATAGAGTTAAGCCAATGAAGCTTCGAGAACAGGATATATTGCGGAACCAGCGTTACGTCATGCGGTAGCATCAGCGTAACCATCATAATGGCAAACCAGAACTTTTTGCCCCGGAAATTGAGCCGGCCGAATCCAAACGCTACAAGCGCGGAGGATATTACTGCGCCGATTGTTGCAAGCACAACAAGCACAAGCGTGTTCGTAATGTAAGTGCCAAACGAATGACCGCCAATGCCTGCCCAGCCGTCCGAATAGTTCGTCCAGATCCATTTGTCCGGAATCAGACTGCTGGAGGTGGTAAAGATCGTTTCGCTTTTCTTGAAGGAGCTCATCAGGAGCCAGATCACGGGATAGATCATCAAGATAGCGCCGCCGGCAGCTGCGATATGATAAATAGGCCATTTCCATTTTTTCGCCAGCATAGGCTTACCCCTCCTTCGACTCGTAGTGAACCCAGTATTTAGATGACAGGAACAACACGGCTGTCAATACCGACACGATAACCAGCATGATCCAGGCCATTGCCGATGCGGTACCCATATCGAAGAATTGGAAGCCTTGGCGGAACAGATACAAGGAATAGAGCAAGGTGCCGTCCAGCGGACCTCCCGTACCTTTGGAAATAATGTAAGCGGGAACAAACGTCATGAAAGCTCCGATTGTTTGCATAATGGCGTTAAACAATATGATCGGTGTCAGCATTGGCACCGTTATTTTAAAGAATCGGTTAAATCCGTTTGCGCCGTCTACGCTTGAGGCTTCGTATAAGCTGACCGGTATATTCTTCAAGCCTGCCAGGAAGATCAGCATCGAAGAACCGAATTGCCAAGCCGACAAGGTAATGAGCATCCACAGCGCTGCCATCGGATCGGCAAACCATCTGACCGCATCCAGACCGACAAATTGAAGCAATCCGTTTATAATCCCTTTATCGCCGTACAGGTTGCGCCACATGATAGATACGGCAACGCTGCCGCCGATAATGGATGGAAGGTAAAACAAGGTCCGATACACGCCGACCGCTCTCGAAGCGGTATTAAGCAGCATGGCAACCATAAGGGCGAAGAACAATCGGAGAGGAACTCCGATAAATACGTACAGGAACGTGACTTTTAACGACTTCCAGAACTTCTTATCGCTTGTCAAGAGATCATGGTAATTATCGATGCCAACCCAAGAAGGGGTGGTGAACAGGTCATAATCGGTAAACGACAAATAGAGGGATGCCAAAATCGGTACAAAGGTAAATACAAGAAAGCCGACAACAAAGGGGCTGATAAACGCGTAACCCGTCAAATCTCTCTTAAAGATCGCTTTCATTCGGACCAACTCCTGCACAAGATTCGCTACCGGTGAAACGGCTGGCGCCCAGGAGGAGCAGCACACGTTTCGCGGTGATATATAAGCCTTTTATAAAGGATGGCTGGCCGTTTGCGGCCAGCCATTCCTGCCTGTCATTCTTATTTGTTTTTGGCTAATATCGCATTGGCTTCCTCGCGGAATTGCTTAGCGGCATCTTCCGGCGTAATTTGCTGGAAGTCCATTTGCTCCGCAAGCGAGCTGAACAAGGTAATAATCTCTGCTGCGCCAATCGGATCCGGCGGATCCATTTGCGAGCTGTTATCCTGTGCCCAAGCCACATAATCGAATACTTGCTGCTGAGCTGGTTCAAGCGTTGGTTTGATAGCTTCAATAACTTTGCTGTTTACGGGTACGCCGCGGTCGCCTTTAATCAGTTTGTTGGCTTCAACATCATTGACGAAGAAGTTGATAAAGTCGGCTGCAGCTTCTTTTTGCTTGGAGTTCTGAGCAATCGAGAAATACATGCTTGGCTTCAGGTAGAGGCCCTTCACGCGATCGGGATTTGGCATGTTCGCCATTTCCAGCGGACGGTTCGCCACTTGCTGAATACCTACGAACTGGTTCGTCCATTGCCAGATCCCTACTTGCTGGCCTTTGACCAGCAGGTCATCCTCGAGACCTTTAATTTGTGCCTTCACGTCCGGCGGAGGCGTGTCTCCGTCTTTCACGAGCTGAGCCAGCGGTTTGAAGAAATCAACGAACAGCTGATCGTCTTCGTAACCAAGCGCATTGCCTTCGGCGTTGTATAGATGCTGGCCTTTCGTACGCAGGTAGTATCCGAAGAATACTTCCGGACGGAAGCCGTTATCGAAGTAGAGACCCGCTTCCTTCGCCTTGGATGCAAGGGCGAAGTAATCATCCCAAGTCCAATCGTCCGCCGGCTTGTCTACGCCCAGCTTCTTCAGCAGTTCGGGATCGTATTGGAAGTTTACGGTGTTGACGCCAAGATTAAAGCCATAAAGCTTGTCGCCCAGCTTACCGCCGGAGATCGCATTGTCCGAAATATCAGTAGTGTCAATCTGGTTCTTCAGGTAAGGCGTAAGATCGGCCAGCTGTCCTTTGGAGCCGTACTGCGACAGGTAGGAAATATCCATCTGTACAATGTCCGGCAGCTCGCTTGCAGCCGCTTCGGGAGCAAGCTTCTTCCAGTAGTCGTCAAAGTTGGCGTATTCGGCTTCAATCTTTACGTTTGGATGTGCAGCCTCGTACATTTTGATAACTTCCAGCGTGTAATCATGACGAGGCTGCGAGCCCCACCAGGCGATACGGAGGGTAATGTTTTTACCTGTATCCGTTTTGCCTGCATTTGCAGAAGTGCTTGCATTCGCATTGGCGGCTTGATTTGCGTTGTTATTGTTGCCTCCGCCGCATGCCGTAAGAGTCGTAGCCAAGATGAGTGCGATTGCTGCTGATAGCTTCTTTCCCATGTTTCTAGCGCCCCTTCCTTAAACCATGTAAGTGTTTACATTTCCTATAGTACAGTTAAAAAGGAGAGCCCGGAATCGAATAACCAGTGATTTTTCGTCAAAAAACAGACATCTTGTTTAGGACGTTTTCTTGAAATCCGATGGTGACTTTCCGGTATATTTCTTAAAGACCTGGCTGAAATAATGAGGATTATCGCCAAATCCCAGCTGCTCCGCCAGTTCAAATACTTTAACGTCGCTGCTTGCCTCAATCAGCTCCAGCGCTTTGTCCATACGCGTTTTCATGACATAGTTCGAGAATTTATCCCCTGTCTCTTTTTTGAACAGCTTGCCTAAGTAGTCCGCATTCATGTACAAAATCTCGCTTGCCGCCCACTGCAGGGAAAGGGCCGGATTGCTCATATGTTCGCTGACGATGTTCATCATCTTCTGGATAATGCCGGAGTGCCGGCAGGATTGAATCTCGTAGTTCTCTTGGCAGATTTGCATTGCGGCATCCTCTACAAAGCTTTGCAGCGCCTGCAGAGTGCTGAGCGATTCAAGCTTGGCCAGCAGCTGCAAATATTCGTTCATCCGCTTTGGTTCCGCCTGCCGGATTAACGCTACATATAAGGGAATCACATACGATTTGGCCGTGGAGTTATCCAGCCTAAGCTCCGCCAGAATCCGGAATGCCTCTTCCAGCTCCTTGTTAACCTCTTCCCAGTTGCCTGATTTGGCCGCCATGCAGAGCTGCGTATCGTCAAACAGAAATGCCTGTTCCTCTTGCTCATCTTGCTGCTGAATATCCCTGACCGTGATAAGGCTTCCCCCGCCTAAATAGAAGCGATGGTTCAGACAGCTTCGCGTATCCATATACATCTTACGAGCTTCCGCCAATTCGCCGGCGTCACTGATCGCTATGGTTGTATCCAGCTTGAAATACCCCGTGAATGTCCGCTTCACATCCGCCAAAACGGTGAGCAGCTCGCTTTCGGGATACTGATCCCTGATCAGGATAAGCAGCTGGCTGCCTATCGTAGTGCTGAGCAGAATGGTAGGCTTGCCGATAATATCTTCGGCGATATTTTTCAGCGCAAAAAGATGATCGAACTCAAACGGACCCTCAAGCTGGCAAAGCAGCAGCCTGGCTTCCAGATTCTCGAGCTGAATGCCGAACAGCCTGCCGTACTCGTCCCATTCGCGGCGCCCGTAACGCTTATTCGTTACATACTCTTTCAGAAACTGCTCCTTCGCGCTCGGCAGCACCTTCTTCAGTTCCTCTTGCATCCGCTGCAGGAAAGCATCGGTACGCCGCTCTTGATCAAGCTGTTCTACGACCGAAACAATAGCTTCGGCGATTGTATTCTCGTTGCAAGGCTTCAGCAAATAGTGCTTGACCCCATACTGCATCGCCTGACGGGCATATTCGAAATCTCCAAAGCCGCTTAGCATTATGCACGCAATATGCGGATAAGCCTCCTTCACCCGTTTCACCAGACTGAGACCGTCCATGCCCGGCATGCGGATATCGCTGATAATAATGTCCGGAGTCTGTGTCTCGATAAATTGAAGGGCTTCCAATCCGTTGCGTGCCGTACCGGCAAGCTGCGTGCCGTATTTATCCCAGTCCATCAGAGATGCAATACCTTCCAGAATAATTCGTTCATCGTCAATCAACAGCACTTTATACTTCATGTTCTCTCCCCCATTTCGATTGGCAGATACAAGGTAATCCGTGTGTCTTGCTGCGGAACGCTCTCTACCCGAATGCCGTAAGCTTCACCAAACAGCATCTTGATACGGTCCTCAATGTTGCGCAGGCCGATTCCCGTTCCTCTTGGCTCGATCTCTCCGCTTCTAAGCTGATCAATGACATCCGGCGCAAGCCCCGGTCCATTGTCCGCTACGGTTATTGCAATACCGCCTTCATGTTCTTCTGCCGTAATCGTGATCACGCAAGCTTCGATCATTTGCTCCAGCCCGTAATGAATCGCGTTCTCGACAAGCGGCTGCAGGCTCAGCTTGGGCACATACATATTTAACAGACGGTCGGGGATCCGGTTTTCGAAAACAAGCCGCTCTTCGAATCGGATATGCTGGATCGCGATATAATGGCCGACCAGCCTCAATTCATCCTCAAGCGTCACGGTTGGCTGCTTGTGACTGATCGTGCTGCGGAGCAAATAACCCAGGGATTCAACCATAATAGAGATCTGTTTATGTCCGGCGATTTTGGCAGACCAGTTAATGGATTCCAGCGTGTTGTACAAAAAATGCGGATTAATCTGTGCCTGCAGCGCTTTGAATTCCGTGTCCTTGATGGTCAGCTGCTTTACATAATTTTCGTTGATCAGTTCGTCTATCCGTCCCACCATCATCCGGAAATTGCGCTGCAGCTGACCGGCTTCATCCTTCGCTAGATTGCGCTCCTCCGGCTCTTCCGCGAATTCGAAATGCCCGAGCTGAATCCTCTTCATTCTCTGATTCAGTCTTTCTATAGGTCCCGTTATAGAGCGCGAGAAGCTGAGCGCTGCTCCCAGAATTAGAATCGAGAGTAGGATATAGACGATAATAACGGTATTTTTCGCCGATTCCGTTGTATGGAAAATCTGATCGTAAGGCATCACGTTAACGTAAACCCAATCCAGATAGCCGGAGGAATAATAGGTGATGAAATAACTTTTGCCCGACAACGATACAATCTTGAAGCCTTGCTGTCCGGTTAGCTGCAAGGAAGTCAGATCCATTCCGCCCGGCTGATCATGCGGATAGACCAGGTGGCCGTCCTTTTGCATGATGGCAAAATACGCTTTGGAATTATCCGCCGAGGTTACAAGATCGCTATAGAGCCGGTCAATGTCGATCCTAACCGCCATATTGCCCAGATGATCCAGCTCCAGCCCGTCCACCCTGCGGATTTCCCGGCCCGCAATCAGGGCGTTATCCCCGTAATCCGGGAAAACAAACTGAACGCCGCCAAACTGGGTATTGGTATCATGGACGACCTGATCGGTTCTTTCCCTGGAGAGATTAATCATTTTGTATCCGTTTCCATATTGCTTCGAAAAAACATCCATCACATGAAACGACAAAATATATTTCTCGTTGCTGGTGAACGTTAAGAGCCGCTGGCGTATATTTACCGCGGTTATATAGTTGCTGTACTCGGAGCCGCCTGCCTTGATCTCGCTCAAATAGTCCTGAATGTAGCTGTCCGTCGCAATCTTGAAGGAGATCTTCTCCATATTGCGGAGCTCCTTCTCGACACCAAGCGAAGCGCTGTTCAGCGCGCTGGCCGATTGCTTGTAGATTTCCTTGTCGTAAGCGTGAAAGGCATACTTCATAACCGCAAAGGTTGCAATGCCGATAACCGCCATCATAAAAGCAAGCATGACGATTATTTTATATTTGATCCGCAAATTATAATAGAAAGCTAATAACCCCTGTCTCAAGGCGTTGTCCCCCCAGTCATCATGCGCAAGTATTGATTAACAAGAAAAGGCAGCAAATACAGCGAGATAATCCCCGCAGTACCGCTGCCCGCAATACATCCTCTTACGCAAGGTCACTGGTGGATAGACGATTATCGGAGCGCCGTAATCTCCAGGAATCGTCCGTACCCATCATACCATGCTTCCCCTTGTTCGGGGCCGTAAATCGTAACCGGGAAAGAATCCCTGATAACGCGCCGGGCTTCCCATATGTCCGCGAACTCGCCTCTGGCAATCCATTGAACCGCCAGGTTTCCGATTGCGCTGCCTTCCGCGGGTCCTGCCCATACCGGCTTGCCGATCGCATTTGCCGTCCATTGGCATAGCAGCGTATTATGAATGCCCCCGCCTACCATGTGCAGACCGTTAAACTGCTGGCCGGACAACCGCTCCGTCAACTCAAGCACATAACGGTATTTGAAGGCGAGGCTTTCCAATATGCAGCGGACGAGCGTGCCAACATTCTCCGGAACCGGCTGATTCGTCCTCCGGCAATATTCCTTCACTCTGGCGGGCATATCGCCCGGAGCCATAAACACGGGATCATCCGGGTCGATGAAGGCTGTGAACGCAGGGGCTTCTCCGGCAAGCTTCACAAGCTCAGGGAAGCTGTAATCATATCCGGAACGTTCCCACTCTCTTCTGCTCTCCTGCAGAATCCACAAGCCCATGATGTTCTTCAGCAGACGGTAAGTGCCGCCAAAGCCGCCCTCGTTCGTAAAATTAAGCTGTTCCGCTTCCGCCGTCATAATCGGCTCCTGGATCTCCGTTCCGAGCAGCGACCAAGTTCCGCAGCTTAAATAAGCAAAGGAGCGTTCAAGCGCCGGGACGGCTACAACTGCCGATGCCGTATCATGCTCCGCAACGGCATGTACGGCAATCGGTCCGAGTCCAAGCTCCTCTTGAACGGATGGCTGAAGATTCCCGGCCGGCGAGCCAGGCTGAAGCACATGACCGAACAAGGACTGCGGCAGGCCAAGATGCTGAAGCAGCTCCTCATCCCATTGCTGCTTCAGCGGATTATACAGCTGAGTTGTCGTTGCGTTGGAAAACTCGTTGTACATTTCGCCAGTCAGGAAATAGCGAAGCAGATCCGGGATCATCAGGAAATGCTTCGCTGCATCAAGCTGCGGAGATTGATTAAGCTTGGCCGCGTATAGCTGGTAGATCGTATTAAACGGCAGGAACTGAATGCCCGTCCGCTTGAAGATTTCCGCTGGAGTTAATTCTTCTTGTAGTTTCTCCATCATTCCGGCGCTAGAGCGGTCGCGATAGTGAAGCGGATTGCCTAGCAGACTTCCGTCAGCGGCGATAAGTCCGTAGTCAACCGCCCAGGAATCAATGCCGATACTAAGCGGCTGTATCCCTTTATGCTTAGCCTTAAGCAAGCCTTGCTTGATCTCATGATACAACCGCAGAATATCCCAGTGCAGACGGTTACCCGTCTGCACCGGATCGTTAGGAAAGCGGTGGAGCTCTTCGGTTACGATCTTGCCGTCCTTCAGACTGCCAAGAATCGCTCTTCCGCTGCTTGCTCCGAGGTCAAATGCTAATATATCCGACAACCGGTCGCCCTCCTAACCGCGTTTCAGCAATACGCTTTGTTCGTACTCTTTCACATCGCTAATCCATTGCTCGCGAACCGGAACCCCTTTTGTTGCGCAATAGTAATCCCAAATCGCGCCGAACGGATACGACTTGAACTCTTCGGTTAGCGCAAGGCGGGTCGTATAATCGCCTTCCAGCTCGATTTTCTTCAGTGTTTCTACCGGCTCGAGCATCGCGCGGAGCAAAGCCTTGATTGTGTTGCGCGTGCCGACAACCCAAGCAGCTACGCGGTTAATGCTGGCATCGAAGAAATCAAGACCGATATGGGTTGTGCCCAGCAGATCATGGCGTACCAGTTCTCTGCCGATCTCCAGCAGCTCATCGTCCATAATGACGACATGGTCGCTATCCCATCTCATCGGGCGGCTTACATGAAGCAGAATACCGCTTGTGAAGAGGGCAAGAGATGACAATTTATTAGAAATGACTTCCGTCGGATGGAAATGACCCGCATCCAGACAGATTAGCTTGTTATTCTGCAAGCCGTAGCCCATATAAAATTCGTGGGAGCCAACCACATACGCTTCCGAGCCAAGTCCAAACAGCTTGCTCTCCACCGCGTCCAGGTTGTAATTCGGATCAAGCGGCTCGGCAAACACTTCATCGAGCGAAGCCTTCAGACGTTTGCGCGGAGTCATCCGGTCAACCGGATTATCCTTGAAGCCGTCCGGAACCCAGACGTTAGTCACGCAAGTCTGGCCCAGCTGCTCGCCAAAGTACGCGCCAATGCGGCGGGAAGCCTTACAGTGATCAATCCAGAATTGGCGGATCTCCGGATCCGGATGGCTGAGCGTAAAGCCGTCGCTCGATTTCTCATGCGAGAAGCAGGTTGGGTTGAAGTCGAGTCCAAGCCCCTGCTCCTTCGCCCAGGATACCCAGCCTTCGTAATGACGCGGCTCCAGCTGATCCAGCTCAACCTTCTCGTTGGTATCGGTATAGATCGCATGAAGGTTTACTTTATGCTTGCCCGGAATAAGGGAGAATGCTTTCTCCAGATCGGAGCGAAGCTCCTCCGGCGTTCTTGCCGCGCCAGGATATTGGCCGGTAACCGAAATGCCGCCGGTCAATTCCTGGTCTGCGTTCAGAAAGCCTTTTACGTCATCGCCTTGCCAGCAATGCATGGAGACTTTAACCGTCTCCAGCTTGCGCAGTACTTCATCGGTATCGATCCCATGCTGGGCATACAATGCTTTTGCCGCTTCATAAGCTTGCTTTACATTTTGATCCATCTGAATGGGTGCCCTCCTTCTTAGCGTGTGAATGCAGCCGGTACACCGCCGTCAATCGTCAGCATACAGCCGGTTGTTTTGTCCGATTTCGAAGATGCGAAGAAGGCGATGCCTTCCGCAATATCTCTCGGATAAATATTTACGAGCAGCGTAGTCCGTTTGCGGTAGTGCTCTTCCAATTGGTCAGGCTCGATGCCGTAAGCCGCGGCACGTTCGTTGCGCCACGCGCCATTCCAGATCGCGGAGCCCTGCAGAATCGCATCCGGCAGAATCGTATTGACGCGAATGCCGAATTCGCCTCCTTCCGCTGCGATGCAGCGCGCCAGATGAGCCTCCAGCGCTTTTGCCGAGCTGTAAGCCGTTACGCTCTTGCCTGCGAAGATCGAGTTCTTGGAGCCGATAAAGACCATGTTGCCGCCAATACCCTGCTGCTTCATCTGCTTGAACGCTTCCCGGGCAACAAGGAAATAGCCGGTGCCAAGCACGTTAATATTCAGATTCCATTCTTTAAGGGATGTTTCGTCGAACGGGCTGGATGTTGCGAGGCCTGCGTTGTTGACGATAATATCCACGCCGCCGTAGACGAGAGCTACTTCCGCATAAGCAGCTTGCACCGCTTGCTCGTCCGTAACGTCCATTTTAACGGCATAAGCGCGGTTCTCGCCGTATTTATCGTTGATTTCTTGCGCAACCTTCTGCGCGCCTTCAAGATTCAAGTCGGCCAGTACGACATGCGCGCCTTCGGATACGAGGCGGCGGGCTGTCTCGCTGCCGATACCGCCGGCACCGCCGGTAATGAAGGCAACCTTGCGGGAGAATTCGGCTTCAGCCGGAGCCAGCGACAACTTGTAAAGCTCAAGCGGCCAGTACTCTACGTTGTACGACTCGTTTGCGCTCAGCGATACGAAGCTGCCAAGCGCAGTAGCGCCGCGCATTACGGAAATCGCGCGATGGTATAAAGCGCCGCTCACTTGCGACAGTGCCCAGCTCTTGCCCGTGTTAATCATGCCGAGACCCGGAATAAGGATCACGCGCGGAGCCGCTTCAAACATCACGTCGCCTTCATTTTTGTTTTCCTCGAAGTAAGCTTTGTATTGCTCTTTATATGCGGCAACGCCTTCAATCAATTTCGACTTCAGGCCGTCAATATCCTCTGCGTCAGGTGTCCAGTCGATAAAGAGCGGAACAACCTTGGTATGAACGAGATGATCCGGGCAAGCAGCGCCTACCTGCGACAGCTGAGGAGCGTCCGCGCCGCCAACGAAAGCAAGCACATCGTCTTGATCGTCGAACGACAGGATCATTTTCTTCACGTCGGATACGGCACCGCGGATCGTAGGCATCACTTGCGATACGATCTGACGGCGAACCTCAGCCGGAAGGGCTTCATGCTTCACGCCGCCGAACAAGTTAGCTTCATTAACGCGAGCTTCG
This region of Paenibacillus sp. JDR-2 genomic DNA includes:
- a CDS encoding carbohydrate ABC transporter permease, with amino-acid sequence MLAKKWKWPIYHIAAAGGAILMIYPVIWLLMSSFKKSETIFTTSSSLIPDKWIWTNYSDGWAGIGGHSFGTYITNTLVLVVLATIGAVISSALVAFGFGRLNFRGKKFWFAIMMVTLMLPHDVTLVPQYILFSKLHWLNSIKPIVIPAYFGAPFFIFLMVQFIRTLPGELDEAATIDGCGKFRLFYRIILPLIIPAMATAAIFSFYWRWEDLIGPLLYLNKPSMYTVSMALKMYLDAETLSNWGAMFAMSIVSLIPVFAIFFFFQKHIVEGISTSGLK
- a CDS encoding carbohydrate ABC transporter permease, which produces MKAIFKRDLTGYAFISPFVVGFLVFTFVPILASLYLSFTDYDLFTTPSWVGIDNYHDLLTSDKKFWKSLKVTFLYVFIGVPLRLFFALMVAMLLNTASRAVGVYRTLFYLPSIIGGSVAVSIMWRNLYGDKGIINGLLQFVGLDAVRWFADPMAALWMLITLSAWQFGSSMLIFLAGLKNIPVSLYEASSVDGANGFNRFFKITVPMLTPIILFNAIMQTIGAFMTFVPAYIISKGTGGPLDGTLLYSLYLFRQGFQFFDMGTASAMAWIMLVIVSVLTAVLFLSSKYWVHYESKEG
- a CDS encoding ABC transporter substrate-binding protein — its product is MGKKLSAAIALILATTLTACGGGNNNNANQAANANASTSANAGKTDTGKNITLRIAWWGSQPRHDYTLEVIKMYEAAHPNVKIEAEYANFDDYWKKLAPEAAASELPDIVQMDISYLSQYGSKGQLADLTPYLKNQIDTTDISDNAISGGKLGDKLYGFNLGVNTVNFQYDPELLKKLGVDKPADDWTWDDYFALASKAKEAGLYFDNGFRPEVFFGYYLRTKGQHLYNAEGNALGYEDDQLFVDFFKPLAQLVKDGDTPPPDVKAQIKGLEDDLLVKGQQVGIWQWTNQFVGIQQVANRPLEMANMPNPDRVKGLYLKPSMYFSIAQNSKQKEAAADFINFFVNDVEANKLIKGDRGVPVNSKVIEAIKPTLEPAQQQVFDYVAWAQDNSSQMDPPDPIGAAEIITLFSSLAEQMDFQQITPEDAAKQFREEANAILAKNK
- a CDS encoding response regulator transcription factor — its product is MKYKVLLIDDERIILEGIASLMDWDKYGTQLAGTARNGLEALQFIETQTPDIIISDIRMPGMDGLSLVKRVKEAYPHIACIMLSGFGDFEYARQAMQYGVKHYLLKPCNENTIAEAIVSVVEQLDQERRTDAFLQRMQEELKKVLPSAKEQFLKEYVTNKRYGRREWDEYGRLFGIQLENLEARLLLCQLEGPFEFDHLFALKNIAEDIIGKPTILLSTTIGSQLLILIRDQYPESELLTVLADVKRTFTGYFKLDTTIAISDAGELAEARKMYMDTRSCLNHRFYLGGGSLITVRDIQQQDEQEEQAFLFDDTQLCMAAKSGNWEEVNKELEEAFRILAELRLDNSTAKSYVIPLYVALIRQAEPKRMNEYLQLLAKLESLSTLQALQSFVEDAAMQICQENYEIQSCRHSGIIQKMMNIVSEHMSNPALSLQWAASEILYMNADYLGKLFKKETGDKFSNYVMKTRMDKALELIEASSDVKVFELAEQLGFGDNPHYFSQVFKKYTGKSPSDFKKTS
- a CDS encoding cache domain-containing sensor histidine kinase; translation: MRQGLLAFYYNLRIKYKIIVMLAFMMAVIGIATFAVMKYAFHAYDKEIYKQSASALNSASLGVEKELRNMEKISFKIATDSYIQDYLSEIKAGGSEYSNYITAVNIRQRLLTFTSNEKYILSFHVMDVFSKQYGNGYKMINLSRERTDQVVHDTNTQFGGVQFVFPDYGDNALIAGREIRRVDGLELDHLGNMAVRIDIDRLYSDLVTSADNSKAYFAIMQKDGHLVYPHDQPGGMDLTSLQLTGQQGFKIVSLSGKSYFITYYSSGYLDWVYVNVMPYDQIFHTTESAKNTVIIVYILLSILILGAALSFSRSITGPIERLNQRMKRIQLGHFEFAEEPEERNLAKDEAGQLQRNFRMMVGRIDELINENYVKQLTIKDTEFKALQAQINPHFLYNTLESINWSAKIAGHKQISIMVESLGYLLRSTISHKQPTVTLEDELRLVGHYIAIQHIRFEERLVFENRIPDRLLNMYVPKLSLQPLVENAIHYGLEQMIEACVITITAEEHEGGIAITVADNGPGLAPDVIDQLRSGEIEPRGTGIGLRNIEDRIKMLFGEAYGIRVESVPQQDTRITLYLPIEMGERT
- a CDS encoding rhamnulokinase; translation: MSDILAFDLGASSGRAILGSLKDGKIVTEELHRFPNDPVQTGNRLHWDILRLYHEIKQGLLKAKHKGIQPLSIGIDSWAVDYGLIAADGSLLGNPLHYRDRSSAGMMEKLQEELTPAEIFKRTGIQFLPFNTIYQLYAAKLNQSPQLDAAKHFLMIPDLLRYFLTGEMYNEFSNATTTQLYNPLKQQWDEELLQHLGLPQSLFGHVLQPGSPAGNLQPSVQEELGLGPIAVHAVAEHDTASAVVAVPALERSFAYLSCGTWSLLGTEIQEPIMTAEAEQLNFTNEGGFGGTYRLLKNIMGLWILQESRREWERSGYDYSFPELVKLAGEAPAFTAFIDPDDPVFMAPGDMPARVKEYCRRTNQPVPENVGTLVRCILESLAFKYRYVLELTERLSGQQFNGLHMVGGGIHNTLLCQWTANAIGKPVWAGPAEGSAIGNLAVQWIARGEFADIWEARRVIRDSFPVTIYGPEQGEAWYDGYGRFLEITALR
- the rhaA gene encoding L-rhamnose isomerase; protein product: MDQNVKQAYEAAKALYAQHGIDTDEVLRKLETVKVSMHCWQGDDVKGFLNADQELTGGISVTGQYPGAARTPEELRSDLEKAFSLIPGKHKVNLHAIYTDTNEKVELDQLEPRHYEGWVSWAKEQGLGLDFNPTCFSHEKSSDGFTLSHPDPEIRQFWIDHCKASRRIGAYFGEQLGQTCVTNVWVPDGFKDNPVDRMTPRKRLKASLDEVFAEPLDPNYNLDAVESKLFGLGSEAYVVGSHEFYMGYGLQNNKLICLDAGHFHPTEVISNKLSSLALFTSGILLHVSRPMRWDSDHVVIMDDELLEIGRELVRHDLLGTTHIGLDFFDASINRVAAWVVGTRNTIKALLRAMLEPVETLKKIELEGDYTTRLALTEEFKSYPFGAIWDYYCATKGVPVREQWISDVKEYEQSVLLKRG
- a CDS encoding bifunctional rhamnulose-1-phosphate aldolase/short-chain dehydrogenase; the protein is MVQSLWQSSQASEFTNGLDQLVYRSNLIGADRRVCNIFGGNTSTKTTVKDFRGRDIEVMYVKGSGSDLGSMKAANFTGLRMEDIRPLFERDAMTDEEMVAYLGNCMIDAKHPRASIETLLHAFLPFKHVDHTHPDAIISLCCADNGRHLAEEIFGNRFVWVPYVRPGFTLSKMIAEGVLANPNAELVLMEKHGLVTWGETSEESYAQTIKIINEAEAFIEARVNEANLFGGVKHEALPAEVRRQIVSQVMPTIRGAVSDVKKMILSFDDQDDVLAFVGGADAPQLSQVGAACPDHLVHTKVVPLFIDWTPDAEDIDGLKSKLIEGVAAYKEQYKAYFEENKNEGDVMFEAAPRVILIPGLGMINTGKSWALSQVSGALYHRAISVMRGATALGSFVSLSANESYNVEYWPLELYKLSLAPAEAEFSRKVAFITGGAGGIGSETARRLVSEGAHVVLADLNLEGAQKVAQEINDKYGENRAYAVKMDVTDEQAVQAAYAEVALVYGGVDIIVNNAGLATSSPFDETSLKEWNLNINVLGTGYFLVAREAFKQMKQQGIGGNMVFIGSKNSIFAGKSVTAYSSAKALEAHLARCIAAEGGEFGIRVNTILPDAILQGSAIWNGAWRNERAAAYGIEPDQLEEHYRKRTTLLVNIYPRDIAEGIAFFASSKSDKTTGCMLTIDGGVPAAFTR